The Flavobacteriales bacterium genomic interval CTGAAACGAAAAACGACCCTAAAACGCTTACTTACAAGGGTAAAATTTACTTTTTTGTAGCAGCATTGGCAGGTGCAAAAGATGCACAGTTCGCTGAATTTGATCCCAATAAAATGGGGGAGGCTGCTATTCAATCCTTCAAAGAAGCAATGAAGTATAAAACCAAAAAATATGATCCAAAAGATGATATCCACCAGTTCTTAATGCTTCCTTACACCATGTCGTACCAAGCTGGTTCGGAGTACTTTAAAAAGCAAAAATATGATACCGCCATGGTTTCATTTGGAACTTGCTATGAGTTGATGAATATTATTGAAGTACTGGATACTTTATCTTGCTTTAATGCCGGATTAAGTGCGGAATATCATGCCGACCGTATCGCCAATAAATGTGCTGCCGATAAGAAGGATGATTGTCCCGAAGCCAAAATTTTCTACGATTCTGCAGCCAACTACTATGCAGTTTGTGCACAAGCCGGTTTCAATGGCGCTGATATGTATGTTCGTTATACAGATGTATTATTAAAAGGTGGGAACAAGGACAAAGCAAAAGAAGCCTTACTTGCCGGTAAAGCGAAATATCCTAAAGATAATTCATTGATTATCCAGGAGTTTAACTATTATTTATCGATTGGTGACAATGCCTCGGCAGAAAAAGCTCTTTCTGAAGCCATTAAAGCAAATCCGAAGGATGCCATTCTATATTTTAACGCAGGAGCTATTTACAGCGAAATGAAGCGTTATGATGAAGCGAAAAAAGCCTATGAAAGTGCTATCGCTATTGAACCTAAGTATTTTGATGCTTATTTCAATCTGGGAGCCATGTACTTTAACCAGGCAGCTGATTTGTATAATGCCATCAACGATATTAAGGACAATGCCATTTACGATAAAGAAAAGGCGAGAGCTGACCAAATGTTTAAAGATGCATTGCCATGGTTAGAAAAAGCCAGAGAATTGAATGGTAAAGACAAAAACAACCTGATTATGCTACGTACCATTTATGCTCGTTTAAGCATGAACGATAAGTGGAAAGAAGTAGATCAGGTAATCAAAAACGGATAAT includes:
- a CDS encoding tetratricopeptide repeat protein, which gives rise to MNIFKKAIYGLTLLAFTSGSLFAQTNNRVSAHDAFMDFMKLQKDNPTAAKGKLLEAKKYIDLAAEHPETKNDPKTLTYKGKIYFFVAALAGAKDAQFAEFDPNKMGEAAIQSFKEAMKYKTKKYDPKDDIHQFLMLPYTMSYQAGSEYFKKQKYDTAMVSFGTCYELMNIIEVLDTLSCFNAGLSAEYHADRIANKCAADKKDDCPEAKIFYDSAANYYAVCAQAGFNGADMYVRYTDVLLKGGNKDKAKEALLAGKAKYPKDNSLIIQEFNYYLSIGDNASAEKALSEAIKANPKDAILYFNAGAIYSEMKRYDEAKKAYESAIAIEPKYFDAYFNLGAMYFNQAADLYNAINDIKDNAIYDKEKARADQMFKDALPWLEKARELNGKDKNNLIMLRTIYARLSMNDKWKEVDQVIKNG